A portion of the Pseudorasbora parva isolate DD20220531a chromosome 1, ASM2467924v1, whole genome shotgun sequence genome contains these proteins:
- the LOC137089339 gene encoding zinc finger protein 319: MYSGRMTEAWQQQHAVAPPPVGHPLLQGTENALSTAAYGIVLQADPALQQSQHGQHSQQHPLPSQQSQLQVGSEGGHKCGACGHDISHLANPHEHQCMVNQDRSFQCTQCMKIFNQATDLLEHQCVQVEQKPFVCGVCKMGFSLLTSLAHHHNEHATGNNPMKCSICEKTYRPDSASSNPQQPSTAETSTDGAAMGSSSTTDFQGSDRPYKCSVCNKAFRHLSELSRHERVHTGEKPYKCDTCDKSFSQASHLAHHQRTHSADRPYKCAVCEKTFKHRQHLVRHMYAHSGEHLFKCNLCELHFKESSELLHHQCQPAGERPFRCTACGKSFKRPSDLRQHERTHSEERPFQCEECQMSFKQQYALVRHRRTHKNPADRPFKCNQCDKGFLQPSHLLYHQHVHGIESLFKCAACQKGFRQSGELLRHKCTEANSGSNAVEKPYKCDVCGKGYKKSSTLQRHQNSHCTEKPLKCSLCGRRFQSSSDFVQHRCDPAREKPMKCADCERRFKYSSELQRHRRVHTGEKPFKCPTCDKGFKQREHLAKHGIVHSREAQFKCVWCGECFGELGALQEHTVQHTAEGGGYPASSCIE, translated from the coding sequence ATGTACAGTGGAAGGATGACAGAAGCCTGGCAACAGCAACATGCGGTGGCCCCCCCTCCCGTCGGGCACCCGCTTCTGCAAGGGACCGAAAATGCATTGAGCACAGCCGCATATGGGATCGTCCTGCAGGCGGACCCTGCTTTACAACAGTCTCAACATGGCCAACATTCACAGCAGCATCCGCTCCCGTCTCAGCAGTCTCAGCTGCAGGTGGGGAGTGAAGGTGGACACAAATGTGGCGCATGTGGCCATGATATCTCACACTTGGCCAATCCTCATGAGCACCAGTGCATGGTTAACCAGGACCGTTCTTTCCAGTGCACGCAGTGCATGAAGATCTTCAACCAAGCTACGGATCTTCTTGAGCATCAATGCGTCCAGGTGGAGCAGAAGCCGTTTGTGTGCGGTGTGTGCAAAATGGGATTCTCGCTTCTCACTTCCTTGGCTCATCATCACAACGAGCACGCCACTGGAAATAATCCAATGAAGTGCTCCATCTGTGAAAAAACGTACCGGCCGGATTCCGCCTCGTCCAATCCTCAACAGCCATCCACCGCTGAGACGTCCACCGACGGGGCAGCCATGGGTTCATCTTCCACCACAGATTTCCAGGGCTCCGACCGTCCTTACAAATGCTCAGTTTGCAATAAGGCCTTCCGGCATCTTTCTGAGCTCTCGCGGCATGAAAGAGTGCACACGGGCGAGAAACCCTACAAATGCGACACTTGCGACAAAAGCTTCAGTCAGGCTTCTCACCTGGCACACCATCAGCGCACGCACAGTGCCGACCGCCCGTATAAATGCGCCGTTTGTGAGAAGACCTTCAAGCACAGGCAACACCTGGTGCGGCATATGTATGCTCATTCTGGTGAACACCTGTTTAAGTGTAACCTGTGCGAGCTGCATTTTAAGGAGTCGTCCGAATTGCTGCACCATCAGTGCCAGCCGGCTGGAGAGCGTCCGTTTCGGTGCACGGCATGCGGGAAGAGTTTCAAACGCCCGTCGGATCTTCGGCAACACGAGCGCACTCATTCGGAAGAGCGACCTTTTCAGTGCGAAGAGTGTCAGATGAGTTTTAAACAGCAGTATGCGCTTGTGCGCCACCGGCGTACGCATAAAAACCCGGCCGACAGGCCTTTCAAGTGCAATCAATGCGATAAGGGCTTTCTTCAACCTTCCCACCTGCTGTATCACCAGCACGTCCATGGCATCGAGAGTCTATTTAAATGCGCCGCCTGCCAAAAGGGTTTCCGGCAATCCGGGGAACTTTTGAGGCACAAGTGCACCGAGGCCAACTCCGGATCGAACGCCGTAGAGAAGCCCTACAAGTGCGATGTTTGTGGGAAGGGCTATAAAAAGTCCTCGACGCTGCAACGCCACCAGAATTCACACTGCACCGAAAAGCCGCTCAAATGCTCGCTCTGCGGCCGCCGCTTCCAGTCCTCGTCTGATTTCGTGCAGCACCGTTGCGACCCAGCTCGCGAGAAACCCATGAAGTGCGCGGATTGCGAAAGGCGCTTTAAATACTCGTCCGAGCTGCAGAGACACCGGAGAGTCCACACGGGAGAGAAACCATTCAAGTGTCCCACGTGCGACAAGGGGTTCAAACAGCGCGAACACTTGGCCAAGCATGGCATCGTCCACTCCCGTGAAGCCCAGTTCAAGTGTGTGTGGTGCGGGGAGTGTTTTGGAGAGCTTGGAGCCCTTCAGGAACACACAGTTCAACACACCGCAGAAGGAGGCGGTTATCCAGCGTCCTCATGCATTGAGTAG